CTCACATTAGCAAATTTCATCCATTTGCAGAAAGCAGGTTTCTTCATGTCTGTTTTGGGATTAAATTTAGGAAATTCATCTTCTGGCTCCCCATCAGAGTTTAAGGTAGGTCCCATTCTCTCTTCATCCTAATCCACTTCTCGAAACATGTTCTCATTGTCCTCTAAATCAGCAAATTCATCTTTGCTCTCCAATATAGATCCTTGACTACTTGTTCCTATACCAACTTCAGTTTGCAGTCCGCCATCTTCTCTTTCCACACCCTCTAAccactcatcatcatcatctatacCATAAGCGTCATAATCTTCATCATCTACCTCAGGGATATAGTCATCATCCTCACTACCATCTGGTCCATCATCTTGAAACGCTT
Above is a genomic segment from Rosa chinensis cultivar Old Blush chromosome 3, RchiOBHm-V2, whole genome shotgun sequence containing:
- the LOC112194646 gene encoding uncharacterized protein LOC112194646, with amino-acid sequence MATGIGPNDRGKQKVDEGSNQNSSGINFEDLQDIDIIDYMQSYGGQAFQDDGPDGSEDDDYIPEVDDEDYDAYGIDDDDEWLEGVEREDGGLQTEVGIGTSSQGSILESKDEFADLEDNENMFREVD